A segment of the Siphonobacter curvatus genome:
GAGCATCACCAACAATTACGCTGCCCACTACTAGGCGTTCCTAAAGGGGCTCAGAATTGGGCTTCTTTAAAAGATTGTCGGAATTATTAAGTTTTTAGTTTGAAAACGAATAATTTTGATCAACGAAACGTTTAGTTATAAAATCAAAACAGGTAGCGATGGCAAAGGTTAAAGTAAAACGTCATGGAGTGTCGATGGACATGACGGCCATGTGTGACGTAGCTTTCTTGCTGTTAACGTTCTTTATCTTAACGGCGAAAATGCGTCCTCAGGAGGCTGTGCAGGTCACTACTCCAAACTCTGTAGCCCAGGAACCCCTTGCAGCAATTGATGTCATTACGGTATTAGTTTCTGCGGATGGTAAAATTTTCATGGGTGTGGATAACCACCAGGTACGTTTGGGTATGCTGGAGCAAATGTCTAAGCGTTACAATGTGGCCTTTACGGATCCCGAAAAAGAAGCTTTTCGTTTGTCTGAAAACTTCGGGGCTCCCATGGCCAACATGAAACAGATTCTGGACATGGATCCTGCTGAGCGTAACAAGCCCGGTGTACAGCCTGGTATTCCTAGTGATTCAGTTCGTAACGAACTTTTCTACTGGGTAGCAACGGCTCGTCAGTACTTTGGTAGCCAAGGAGCTAAATACAAAGTATTAATTAAAGCGGATCAGAATGCACCTTATAAAACGGTAAAGCAAGTGATTGCTACCATGCAGGAGCAGGATGTGAACAACTTTAATTTGATCACAGGTCAGGAAACAAAACCCACTTCCATGTAGAACTTGAAAGTTCGCTTTCAAATTCTTTAAACTAACAACGCAATGGCAGAGATAGCACAAGGTGGTGGGAATGACAAAGGTGGTAAAGTCCGTAGTAAAAAGGTATCTACCCGTGTAGATATGACCCCCATGGTAGACTTGGGCTTTTTATTGATTACTTTCTTCCTACTGACTACTACGCTTCAAAAACCGGTTACCATGTTCTTGGGTATGCCGGCTAAGGACAAAGAAAAAGAAAAGCAAGAAACATCTCCTATTAAAGAGTCTGAAGCAATCACCGTATTGCTGGGCAAGAAAGATGGAGAAGATGTGGTATACTGGTACCAAGGTACGGGCAAAGACGTAGCTACAACGCAGGTAGAGAAAACCTCATTTGCAGCCAGCGGCGGTCTTCGTGATGTACTGCGTCGGAAGAAGAAAGAAGTAGGCGAAAAATTCTTCGTAGTAATCAAATCTAAAGATGATGCTTCGTACAAGTCTTTAGTGGATGTACTCGATGAAATGGCTATTTCTGGAATCGACAAGTACGGTATCACCGACATCAACCTGAACGATAACAAGATTATCGATAAGGCAGAAGGTAAATAGTCAAAATAAAACTAAGAATATAGTTGTAAAACTAAATTTTTAGTTTTAACTTTGAATCAATCTTTTAGAACGTTTAACTAGTTGCCTACTCTTATGGCAGAAACAATCAAAATAACTAACGATACCACCTTAGAAGATCTGATTTTTGCAGATCGGAATAAGGAGTATGGTGCATACGACCTCCGTCGCCGGACGTCTCGTAATGCCCTGATTGCTACTGGTATTGCTCTTTTGATTGTTGCGGCCTTCTTAGCTGCTCGCTTGCTTGCTGCAACGATTGGTGAAGAAGAGAAAGAGGTAGAAGTTAAGCTGGCAAACATGTCAGAGCTTCCTCCTCCTCCGGAACAACCAAATCAGCCACCGCCACCACCGCCACCACCACCACCACCACCAGAGGTACCGGTGATGAGTACGACGGCGTTCCTTCCTCCTGAAATTAAGGAAGATACTGAAGTTCCACCCGATGTTGAGCCTCCCAAGCAAACTGAACTGGTAGATGCTCAAGCTGGTAAAGAAACCGTAGTAGGGGATCCTAACGCGGTAGAAATCGTAGCTATCGAAGAAGGAACGGGTAAAAAACGCGAAGAGGTTATCGAGGTGAAACCGGCTGCTAAGGAAGAAGTCTTTACGGTCGTTGAGCAAGCTGCTCAGTTCCCCGGTGGTGACGCAGAAATGTACAAGTACCTGAACAAAAATATTAAGTACCCCGCTGCAGCTCAACGAGCTAACGTACAGGGAAAAGTATTTTTGAGCTTCGTAGTATCCCCGGACGGAAGCATTTCTGATATCCAAGTACAAAAAGGTCTTGGTTTTGGTTGCGATGAGGAAGCAATCCGCGTGGTAAAATCAATGCCCCGTTGGAAACCTGGTCGTCAGTCAGGTCGGGCCGTGAAATCTCGCTTTAACTTGCCGATTTCATTCGTACTCGAATAATCTGAATTAACACCTAATATAAATGGGTCAGCATCTTTTACGGATCTGACCCATTTTTTCTAAAAGCTATGCCAAAACCCATTAACGAACAAGTAAACGCTTTAGTTGGTCTGATTATCCCGTTAGGATATGCAGCTATGGGCTATTACCTGATTGATTCTGCGTCGACAATAGCCGCTAGTGGAGTCTTATCGGAAGATATTGCGAAAGTATTGGGCGGGCTTTTTATTGGGTATAGTCTTTTAAAGTTATACTGGGCTTATCGTAAGTGGCTCCGTAATCAAGAAGAAGAGTAAATCTACGTCCATGAAAACTGTACTAAATTATTTCGGAATGAGTATGCTGGCTCTGTTAGCCTTAGTGGGTTGCCAGCAGAAATCAGGGGATAATCCTGAAGAGACGGTATCAAGAGGCGAAATGTTAGTAGCGGTTGATGAATCACTACAACCTGTATTGACGGCCGAGCAGGAAGCTTTTGCGGATAAGAACAAATATGCGAAGGTACATATGGCTTACGTTCCCGAGCTGATGGCTATCCAACTAATGTTGCAGGATTCTGCCCGGATAGCCGTAGTAACCCGGCACTTGAAAGCCGATGAGAAGAAGATATTTGAAGAGAAAAAGTTGAAGTACCGAGCCATTCATATGGCTACGGACGCTTTGGCATTCATTACCAATAGTAAAACCAGTGATACCTTAATTTCCGTAGATGAAATTGACGGGATCATGAAGGGAAAGATTACCCAGTGGAATCAACTGAAACACGGGAAGTCTTCGCAAAAAATTTCCTTCGTCTTTGACAGTGACAATTCGAGCAACTTGCAATATTTATTAGATACACTAAGAATAGCCGACAAGAAACAGACACCTATTTACGCAGTCAAGTCTAATAAAGAAGTCATTGAGTACATTCAAAAAACGCCCGGAGCGATTGGGGTAATTGGTGTAAACTGGATCAGTGATATTGATGATCCCGAGCATCCCCGCTTCATGAACGGTATTAAGGTAATGGGAGTGGCTAAAAAGGCGACAACAGACTTAGAACAATATTTTCAGCCTTTTCAGTACGCCATCGCTTTAAAGAAATACCCTTTGAATCGTAATGTGTATATGATTACTAAAGAAGCTAAACGAGGCTTAGGTACGGGATTCATTAACTATGTGATGACTGACGCTGGGCAACGAATTGTGTTAAAAAGTGGTCTCTTACCAGCCAATCAAATTATTCGTTTGGTTCAGGTGCGGCAGATGTGATTGTGAGGCAACTAGCGTAAAAATCATTTTTTTTCATAAAATTGTGCAACTATTTATTTAGTTAGTCTGTTATATAAGAGTGATGGCTAGTTGACGAAAAAATAGCTGAATTGAAATTCTAACAATTCTCTAATTTTTTTTATAATCGCTGGAAATTACAGTAATTTCGAATTCTATATCCATTATTGTTGAACGTAAGGTATCACCTTCCCAAAACCCAATTTTCTTCTACGATGAGAGTGAAATTCAAATCGCTAATTCTGGTAGCCGGGATGCTGGCCTTGGGTGCAACGAGCTCGTTTGCACAATCGCCAGAAGTTGCAGGAGCACTAAAGGCTCTTGAAGCAGATCGTCTTGGTTCAGCCCGTGAGGCTTTGGAAAAGGCGGCGACTTCCTCCCCATCGGCTGAAAATCAGTTTTATTTAGGATATTACTATTTAAGACTGGCTAGTGCCGAAGATGAAGGCAGTGTGAAAATCGCTGAATATCTAGACAAAGCAAAAGCTGCTTTTGATAAAGGCGTAGCGGACGATGCAAAATCGAAATTTCCGCTCAATAAAGTAGGGCAAGCTGGCGTATTGCTGGGTCAGGGTAAATTGGCTGAAGCAACGACTTTAATCGATCAGGTATTAGCTGATACAAAGAGCAAAGACGAAGATGTACTATGGCGAGCTGCTGAAATGTACACGTTGTTCACCAAAAAAGGACAAGCCAATGATCCGGGTAAAGCTATCACGCTGATTGACCAGATTGCTGGTTTGAAAAAGAAAAAAGATCGTCCTGAGTATCAACTTGTTAAAGGAGATGCTTACCTGATCAAAAACGAAGGTGGTCCGGCTATTTCAGCTTACGAGGAAGCACTTCGTTTACAGCAAGATACGCAAATGGCTGCTTTGGCCTATACGCGGATGGGTCGAGTTTGGAAACGTGGTAAGAACTACTCTAGTACCCAAACGTCGTACAATGATGCGATCAAAGCAGACGAAAAATTTGCTCCAGTATACTGGGAGTTTGCTGAATTATGGTTGTTTGCCGGTAACTACAAAAATGCCGCTGAGAACCTCGATAAATACATTCAGTATAGTGAAGAATCTCCAGACGTAATCTTGCGCTACGTTAAGTTTGCCTTCCTTGCTCAACAGTATCAGAAAGTAGTAGATGCATTGGCTAAAATTGAAGGTAAAGTAAATGATCCCGATCTTCCTCGGATTAAGGGCTGGTCTTTAACGGAATTAGGACAGTATGAGCAAGGAGCTCAGAATCTGGAAACGTTATTAAAGTCTAATCCGAAGAAAGTTTATCCGGATGATTATCGTTACCTAGGTATTGATTACCGTGAATTGAAGCAGGATTCTCTGGCTGTAATGAACTTCGAGAAAGCTGCTGCGGCAGGTGATACGGTGTTCAATAACTACGAAGAGATCGCTAAGATCCGTCAGGCTCAGAAACGTTACCTGGATGCAGCGAAAGCTTATGACCAATCGATTGCTTGGAAAGATAAGCGTCCTGACAAACGCCCAACTTACGCCGATTTCTACCGCAAAGGTATTGCTTACTATCAGCATATTAGCTCTGCTAAAGATACCACAGTAGTACCCCAAGCCGTTGAATCATTTGCTCGGATGGGAACGATGGCGGATAGTACGGTAAAAGCAAATACTCAGTTGACAGAGGAACAGAAAGAGTCGCTCCAAGGATTCGTAACAATGACTCCCCTGTGGCAAGCTCGTTCGAACCGTTTGTTCGCGGATCGTTCTAAAGCGTTACCTTACTACGAACAGTATATTGCTGTAGCGGATACGGCTAAAAATCAGAAAGAACTGATTGAAGCTTACCAATACCAGGCTTACTATGAGTTTTTAGTAACGAAGGATAATGATAAAGGTAAAGAGTACATGAAGAAAATCTTGGCTCTGGATCCTGAAAACGCAGAAGCGAATCGTATCCTGAACCCACCTGCTCCAGCTGTCGCTCCTAAGAAAGGTGCAGCTAAGCCTAAGGCAGGTGCTAAGGCTAGCTCAGCCCCGGCTAAAAACTAATCGTAGCCTTAATAAATAAAAAGAGCCTCGTTTCCGAGGCTCTTTTTATTTATTGCTAACTAACCTCATAAGCCCCTAATAAAGAGAGTCGAAGCAGATAGAGTATCATTCATCAACTTGAACCATAATAATGATTGCTTGTCATTCAAGGCTGATATTTCAGAACGGCTGAATTTGCCCTCCTTGAAAGGCCTGTTGATAACGATAGACTAGATAACACCAAAGATGGTCATGGGAATGAACCTATAAAAAAGCCTGCATCCATTAGATGCAGGCTTTTTTATAGGTTCATTTTATACTAGGGTAAAATCGTTAGACGCTTGGTACGTTCAAAACCATCTACTCTAATACGAATGATGAAAATACCGGGGAGACGGCCTAAACTGATGAATTTTCGTTCGTTGAATTCATTGATAATGCCACTGTATAGAACCACTCCTGAAGTAGTAACTACACTCACTTCTGCTCCTTTCCAGTTCTCTTTCGTTTCCAGGGTAAAGTTTCCGTCTGGGCTCGGATTCGGATAGACACTAAAGCCGTCTTGAGCCGGGTCATAACTATAACTAAAAGGCTGCGACAAGGCCGAAGTACACTCAAATCTTCCCACCGGAGCAACATTATATTCGATCACACTTTTAACCGTATATACTCCTTCTTTAAGAGGCTTGAAATAAACGGAATTAAACGTACTCGTATCCATGCCCATGATCCATGAATTACGCGTACCTGGAATATTGGCTTGAGCCTGTAAAGTATAAGGACCTACCTGAGCAATTTTGGGCGTTTCAGGATTCGGACGAGCCGATACCGTCACTTTATCCGATTGATTTCTACAGCCGTTCGCATCCGTTGCCTGAGCGTAGTAATCACCACTGATGCGGGCGGTTAGCAAGTCCGTATTCGAAACTTGCTGATTGGCCAGTAACCAGGAGGGACGTTCGGATGTGATGGCTCTTAAAGTGACCGTTTCTCCTTCACAAAACGCTAATTTTCCTTGTAACAAAGCCACAGTAGGCTTAGCGGGTAAAGGATTTACTTTTAAGCTTACGGGATCAGATACGGGCGAAGGACAGTTTGCTCTACTGATGGTTTGAACCGTATACGAACGGGCTTCATTAGTTGAAATGCTCAGCGTAGCCGCATTATTGTAATTCCACAAATAGGTACCGTCCGATGGACTCGAAGTAAATTCAACGGTTTCATTCGCACAAATGGTCACATTTCGGTTGGGGTCAATCCCGCGGTTAGCCTGAATGGTTGGTTTGGCCGGAATAGGATTTACGGTAATCTGAATGGCGTCAGAAGCCACCGACCGGCATTGGTCGGCATTGAGTACCTGCACTGAATAATTACTGGTCGTAGTAGGCTGAATGTTTTTACTGGTAGCTCCATTACTCCAGATATAACCTACAGCAGTCTCATTCGTAGCGAGGACCCGGGGAGTTCCCGCACAGAAGCTAGTGGGTCCATCAGCCGTGATACTAGGTTTAGCTGGCCGCGAGCGTCTTCCCAAAACGATGGATTCTGCACTATAATTACATCCTAAGAGATCCTTATACGTTAAGGAATACGAACCACCTTCTGCTCCTGGAATAGTAGGCGTAGTCGCTCCGGTATTCCAAACGTTATTCGCCGCATAGTTAGACTGAAGGGTAGGCGTAACGCCTTCGCAGAAATACGTACTTCCACCATTATCTTTCAAAATGTCACCACCAATTACCGGGCGATCGGGTACTTTATACGGCAGTGAAAAAACGGTGGTATTACCGCTTTTCATCTTGGCCATGTACGGGTCGCCCTGACCCACGGTGATAGTAGCCCCGTTTTGTCCATTACTCCAGCCATAAGGATTTTGATTGGGTACACTTAACGTAAGCGTATTGGTATTGCCACAGACTGCTGAAATCGTAGTGAGCGTATTGGCCTGTTTAGGTGTGGAGCGGTTGAACACACCATTTGACATTAGAGCATCGTACCAGCCTTGAGCTACCTGATTATAGGCATTGACGTAGAAGTGAACACCTCCTGAACGAGGAATGCCGTAATCGTCTGTATTAGGTCCCAAAAATACGTTAGGTACAGAAGAAGCTACTTGTGTTTGGGCAGCAATGATATTGGGCGATACGCCATTGTTATAACTGGTTCGGGCTACTACCCAGCTGAGCTGATCGTAACCGAGATCCTGACGACTTTTTTGGATGACTGCCGTTAAATCATTGACGTAAGAGGCTAATGGCGTATTGATCGTTGCTGAATCATCCGCTTCACCCTGCATCCACAGCACAGTACGGGCTCCCGTGATCGATAGGTAATAGGTCAGAATATTTTTCAGGTTATTATACGGATAACCCTGAGCAAAATATTTATACTCATCGGCACAGGAAGTACAATAGCGGCTGATGGTACGCTGGCCTTGCGATGATTCACGCCAGTTCTGAATCGTAGTACCGCCAAAAGCACCGTTGTAGAATAACACGGGTACATTTAGATTCTGCGTGAGTAATTCACCCAAACGGCCCCAGTAATAAGATCCTACACCCACCGGAGCTACATCTTGCGAACCGCTCATTTTTCGGAAGGTAGGAAGCATCGGATAGAGGGGACTGGCTGGTTGTCCGGATACTACATCATACCGGTAAAACTGAGGATCCTGTCCATTCCCAGGCGTACCCCCTCTTAAATTCGAAGGGTTAGCAATCGTTATTCGGTCATCACTGGGGTCACTTGGGCTAGGTTGATTTTCAGACGGCTGATAGGTCACACCCTGGGCATTGGATTGACCAGCAATCACGAATACTTCACCCACTCCAAAGGGCTGCAGATCGTCGGAAGCGACTACCTGGCCGGCCAACGAGCCGCGTACTTCAAGCTTATACCAGCCGCCTGTAGCGGAAATTGTACCCGAAAAGAAACCATTGGACATGGAGGGAAGAGCCGTCCAGTCGATTGCATTACCCCCGTTGAGCGGCGTTAGTTTTGCTTCAATCTTATCAACGGGTTGATAGTAGTTGCCCGCAATTTGTACGGTAGCTCTATTATTGTTATCCCGTTGAAACACGATCCGTTCCACTGGAAAGGTAATGGTCATCTGAGCTTGTGCTGAGATACTGAACACCAATCCCAAAAGGCATACTAGCTTACTTAAATAAGACCTCATGCAGCAAAGGTTTTTCATAACAGATAGGAAGCACAGGCGAATACTTCCAATTAACAAAAATATGAATAAAATGTTAAATAAAAAATCCTAATCTTTGACTGTCAATGAGTTACAGTCAAGTGAAATAGGCTTCATCTAATACTTTACCAATTATAGTTTCAAGATTGGCTAATTCGTACGGCAAAATTAGGTAATGCATTTAATCGATAAGTTGTCGGATGCAGTACTTTCACTCCTCCATGAATAACTACCACCCACACCTGATATTGCGTATTCGGTTGCAAGTACTCGACTGGAAAACTGCCATGAAAACCATTGGCGTAATAGTGCTTACCAAGGGAAGAAACGAAAGATTTGAGCGAATACCGTTTTTGTCTGGTTGGAATATAATGCGACTGAGAGGCATTCTTCAGTAAGATATACGCTCCGTCGTTTTTATGAACTGAACGAATAAACTGCTCATTAGTAAAGACCAATGCATGACCCATTTGTTTGGTTTCTAACGTAAATAAGTCGGCACTGACCTGATAAGGCATTTCAAAAAAGTAGTCATTGGGAAGGTCGTATACCCCTGCCCGAATGGATTGTGTGGTAATGGTATCTACGGCTGACTGTAAGCTTAAGTAGATGGGTGAACTGGGTAGGGCCCGGTTATTCTCCCAGCCATACATATCCGTATTGCGTTCTTTATAATAGTAATCCAAAGGAGCTAAGTATTCGAAATAGCTAAAGAAACAAACGAACACACTCAAAATTGTCCAGATACGAGCCCAGCGTAGCGTAGGACGAAGCTGGCTGAATACTAAAATTGAAATCAAAATCAGCCAGATAAAACCCATGTGTTTGTACCGGCTAATTAACACGGCCTGTGTACCTTCCATCGCTCGACCTACGGCAAAAGCAAGTATAGTGATACTGAAGTGAATAAGTCCACCCCATAGCGTAATCTTCCAGCGAGGGTAAGCAACTTTTGCGTGTTGAAAGGAAGGCTTAATGAAGAAGAAAGCCGAGTAAATAACAATACACCAAAAACTTAAACCCGTAGCCATAATCAGACCCGAGCGTAGTTTGAATGGAAGGACAGTATTTAAATCCGCAGACAAGCCGCTGAAAGACAGTAAGTTGTAAAGGATGAGCCAGGGGTGTTGTAAATTATCCGAGAGCTTAGGCCGATACGCGGGTACCACCAACTGATAGTAATACAACGCAATCATTCCACCAATGACGAGTACCCAAATACCCGCGTGCTTCCAACGGTGCTGGAGTAGTAGTAAAACTAAACCCGTAGGTAAGACGAATGTGCCACTAACGTCACTGAGAATGGCAAGAATAGCCGCACCTAAAGCAAGTGTTAAGTGACTTGCTTTGGGTTTATATAAGTAGTAAGCCGATAGTAAGGCAAAGAAGTGAACGACAATATGTTGCAAGGGAATCATTCCCCAGTAAATCGCTTCGTAGTACTGGATATGGAACAATAAAAAGGAAGCGGCTACTACCAGCAATACGGGTAATTGAGCTTCTTTAATAATGGTATAGAAAAGAAATAAGAATCCCAGTAGCGAAAGAAGCCCAATGAACATTTGAATCCGTAAATCCAGATGTCCGTTGATCAAATAAATGAGCGTAGCCGCAACCCGATCTACCACAATCCGCCGTTCGTCATCCTGTACCCAAATAATATGAATGAATTCTTTCCAGGAAAAAGGGGAGAGCTGCGTAAACTTGGTAACCGGTTCTAATAAAGCGTCGTAGTCATCCTGAAAAGGAATGTTAGTTACGTACGCAAAGAAGGTATAAAAGAAAAGACTAATCGGAATCAGGCTAACAAAGACAATCCATGTGGAGGAGATACTATTCTTGGAAATAGTAGAAGGCATTTTTTGAAAATAATTGGTTGAACGCAGTCATTTGAAACAATACAGCCCCCGTTAAGAGGCTGTATTGTAAAAATCAGGCTTGAGTCGGCGGATTTAACGCTTGCCAAATCAAATCGAGCAATGGATCCAGACCTTCTCGCGTAAAGGACGAAAAAAACAAATGAGGAATGTCAGCGGGTAATTGCTGAATGAAGGTTTGCTTATCTTCTTCCGTTAATAAATCGGCTTTAGAAATAGCTAATAAGCGGGATTTATCCATTAATTCAGGATTATATTCCTGCAATTCATTCAATAGAACTTCGTATTCTTCACCCGGATTTTCGGAAGAAGCCGGTATAAGGAAAAGTAAGATAGAGTTCCGTTCGATATGTCGTAAGAAGCGTAATCCCAGGCCTTTCCCCTGCGAAGCTCCCTCAATAATTCCCGGAATATCAGCCATGACAAACGAACGGAAGTCACGGTAGGGGACTACGCCCAAGTTCGGAACAATCGTCGTAAAGGGATAATCTGCAATTTCGGGTTTGGCAGCCGATACTACCGAAAGCAACGTGGATTTTCCGGCGTTGGGAAAACCTACCAGACCAACATCGGCTAGTACTTTCAACTCCAGAATAAACCAGACCTCTTGACCATCTTCACCAGGTTGAGAGGTGTGCGGAGCCTGGTTCGTGGAAGTTTTAAAGTGGGAGTTACCCAAACCGCCACGGCCCCCTTCCAGCAGAATCATCTCCTGGTCGTTCTCCGTAATTTCGAACAGTACTTCGCCCGTTTCAGCGTCTTTGGCAATGGTACCCAGCGGTACGTCCAGGTACACATCTTCGCCCCGGGCTCCGGTGCGGCGGCCACCCTCGCCGGGTTGGCCTTTGCTGGCAATGACGTGTTTCCGGTATTTAAGGTGGAGCAGTGTCCAAACATTGGTACTACCCCGTAGAATGATATGGCCTCCCCGGCCTCCGTCGCCACCATCCGGTCCGCCCAGCGGAACGTGTTTCTCCCGGCGGAAGTGCGATGATCCGGCACCTCCGGGTCCTGAACGGCAGCAAATTTTTACGTAATCAATGAAGTTTGTTGTCACAGCCCTAGTAGGTAATCTGATCCGTGTTAGCACACGGCTTGAGTGAGTATGGTCGTCCTTCTCCTAAATTTATGCAAAGTAAAGCAATGTTTTGCCTAGCCGGTAGCGATTCGCTCAAGTACGGCTGGATTCGGACGAAGCAAGGCCCGATAACTGGGCAATGCAAGGCTTAAGCCTGAATGAAAATAGGCCATTTCGGACGTTCCGAAATAGCCTATTTCAGTAATGTGAACGTATGTACTAAACGGCCGATTTTTCGATAGCCGTACAGATCTTCTCAAAAATTTCCTCGATGGCTCCAATTCCGTAAACTGAGGTGAACTTACCCTGTCCTTGGTAATAGTTGGCTACGGGCAACGTTTTTTCGTTGTACTCTTGCACCCGTTTGCGAATCAATTCTTCGTTCTGATCGTCGGGACGACCGGAAGTTTTTCCGCGTTCGAGCAAACGACGCGTTAACTCTTCCGCTTCTACTTCCAGAGCTACCATCGCTGAGATCGCCGTACCGTTTTCTTCGAGTAAGGTATCCAGAGCTTCGGCCTGGTTGACTGTCCGGGGAAAACCATCGAAAATAAAGCCAGCGGCCTGTTTATTTTCTTTCAGTTTATTATCAATCATGCCAATTACTACTTCATCAGGCACCAGCAATCCCTGATCCATCAGAGCTTTGGCTCTCAGTCCCAGTTCCGTACCTGCTTTAATTTCAGAGCGAAGCAGATCGCCGGTAGATAAATGGACGAGCTTGTATTTGTCAATCAACTTTTCGCTCTGGGTTCCTTTCCCGGCTCCCGGAGGGCCAAAGAGTACCAAATTAAGCATGAGACTATTGATATTCAGTATGAAACGATGTTAATAGGGCTGCAAAGGTACAATACTGCGTGGAAATAGAAAGCATCCGACTGGCTTTTACCCGTAATGTACTGTCGGGTTAGGCATTTAAATACTTCAAAACCTTTTCCAGGTCTTCAGGTGTATCTACGCAGGGGCTATCGTAAGTCGTTTCTACCATCCGAATTTTATAGCCGGCTTCGAGCCATCGGAGTTGCTCCAGCGACTCGGCTTTTTCTAGGGATGAAAGCGTAAGTTGCGTAATGGCCTGCAGAATATCCGTACGATACGCGTACATGCCCACATGCCGATAGTAGGTATGGTACAAGTGCCATTCTTGAGGCGGATAGTTACGCAGGTAAGGAATCGCCTGACGACTGAAGAGCATCACTTCACCCTTATTGTTAAGGACTATCTTCGCTTCGCCTGGATCGTGCAGGGTTTCCGCTGACGTGACTTTAATCATCTGCGTAGCTAATTCTACTTCTCCATCTAAAGCATCCACTAATTCATTGATCTGAATGGGATCTAGAAAGGGTTCATCTCCCTGAATGTTCAGTACATACTGCACGGATTCGGGAGCCTGATGCGTTTCTGCCCAACTCGTAAAAGCTTCCCAACAGCGATCTGTACCACTGGGATGATCTTCACGCGTAAGTACGGCTTTACCGCCAAAGTTCTGGACGTGTTCAGCAATA
Coding sequences within it:
- a CDS encoding adenylate kinase yields the protein MLNLVLFGPPGAGKGTQSEKLIDKYKLVHLSTGDLLRSEIKAGTELGLRAKALMDQGLLVPDEVVIGMIDNKLKENKQAAGFIFDGFPRTVNQAEALDTLLEENGTAISAMVALEVEAEELTRRLLERGKTSGRPDDQNEELIRKRVQEYNEKTLPVANYYQGQGKFTSVYGIGAIEEIFEKICTAIEKSAV
- the kdsB gene encoding 3-deoxy-manno-octulosonate cytidylyltransferase, with the protein product MVLGIIPARYASTRFPGKPLADIQGKSMIQRVYEAAQASKLMEVIVATDDVRIAEHVQNFGGKAVLTREDHPSGTDRCWEAFTSWAETHQAPESVQYVLNIQGDEPFLDPIQINELVDALDGEVELATQMIKVTSAETLHDPGEAKIVLNNKGEVMLFSRQAIPYLRNYPPQEWHLYHTYYRHVGMYAYRTDILQAITQLTLSSLEKAESLEQLRWLEAGYKIRMVETTYDSPCVDTPEDLEKVLKYLNA
- the obgE gene encoding GTPase ObgE — translated: MTTNFIDYVKICCRSGPGGAGSSHFRREKHVPLGGPDGGDGGRGGHIILRGSTNVWTLLHLKYRKHVIASKGQPGEGGRRTGARGEDVYLDVPLGTIAKDAETGEVLFEITENDQEMILLEGGRGGLGNSHFKTSTNQAPHTSQPGEDGQEVWFILELKVLADVGLVGFPNAGKSTLLSVVSAAKPEIADYPFTTIVPNLGVVPYRDFRSFVMADIPGIIEGASQGKGLGLRFLRHIERNSILLFLIPASSENPGEEYEVLLNELQEYNPELMDKSRLLAISKADLLTEEDKQTFIQQLPADIPHLFFSSFTREGLDPLLDLIWQALNPPTQA